The Gammaproteobacteria bacterium genome includes the window CGATCTCATCCAGCGTCTTCGTGAACGACACCCGGGAGCCCGGGTGGTGCGACGCGAGCTCGCGGAAACCCTGCCACTGCTCGACGAGGACTGGCTGAACGCCAACTTTACCGATCCCGCCGAACGGACCGCCGAACATCGTGCCATACTCGCGCTGTCGGACCTCCTTATCCGCGAGATTACGGATGCCGACGCCATTGTCATGGCGGTACCTATCTACAACTTCGGTGTCCCGGCGTCGGTCAAGGCCTGGGTCGACCTGGTCTGCCGCGCGCGTGAAACCTTCCGTTACACCGAGAACGGTCCGGTCGGCCTGCTGGGCGATCGTCCGGTGTACCTGGCGACGGCATCCGGCGGTACCCCGATCGGAAGCAAGGTCGACTTCGCGACCGGATATCTGAGGCACATCTTCGGCTTTATCGGCATCACGGACGTACGTCTGATCGCGGCGGGGGAAGTGCAGGTTGCTGCCGATCTGGCCATGGCAACCGCACGTAAGCACATCGCATCCGCATTGGCACCGACGACATCTTCTCAGTCGGTGCGACCCCGGGAGCGGAAGCCCTTGATTGTCTGATCAAATTCCACCGGTGGCGGGACGGGCCTGACGGCCTGGACCGCCGTAGCAGACACGACACTCCCGGCCACCGACGGGCAAAGCGATTCTCGGATTTCAAATGCGGCCGACCTAGTCCGTATTGAATCTGTATCGGTCCTGTGGTGAGCGAGTTTCCATGCATACCTGGACCCTGACTTTTACCGCATTGCTGTCCGCGATCTGTCGCCATATTGTGTGCCGCGTCGCTCTCCTCCAGGTCCGCGCACTCACCGTATCCTACTCTGTTCGATTCGGTGGTATGGTATTCGACTGAACACACCAACCGGAGCCCGACCATGCGTACCCTCCTGCTGCTAGTGGTGATCGGCCTTCCCGCGATGGCCTCCGCGGATTCGCAATCCAGGTGCGATCCGGCACGCGGATATCCCTGTCCCCCGACCACAGCGGATTCGATATCCGCTCCCCGGGGACAACAACCCCCGATGGCCTACCTGCCTCGGGCGCCCAGACAGCTCCCGCTGTCCAGACTGGTTCGCAAGCTGGAACTCGCCGGTTTCGATCCTATCCTCGAGATCGAGCGAGAGGATTACGACTGGGAGGTGGAGGCCGAATACCGGGGCCAGCCTGTCAAGCTTCGTCTGGATCCCTGGACAGGGGAGTTACTGGAGTACTCGATGGAGGACGATGCGGCGGAGAATACTGGGGAGTAGTTGGCCTTTGAGGAAGCAGTGAGGCAGGTTCAGTAGACCTTGGTGACGAACCGCATACGTCCATCCTGTATGGCGTTGAAAGGAGGCAGCCCGCGGCGGCGTACTTCGATGGCTGGCTGACGCTGAAACCGCAACGGCGGGCCAGCCTCAACCTCGAACCATTCCCATCACGCCCACGCGGGCTGGGAAAGTGCGGTGTGTTGTGCGTCCGTTATTCTCCGTCCCCCGTCCGGCAAAGGGCCGGGCAGCACGATATCGAGTTTCAGACCACCCGTCTGGGTTGCCCGGTATCGGCGGACGGTTGAAGGTCCTCGCCGCCCTGCTCACGCTCGGGATATTTGCAGTCCCCGCAGGTCAGCAGTTTCACGAATCGATTGGACAAGATAACGAAGCGCCATACCTGAACCAACAGGTTCTGCTGCTTGCGCTTTTCACTTTCGATCATCACGTATTGCATGAGATTTTCCTCCACTTGATGTAATCCCGGATTACTGTTGTACGCTTGTCGCGAAATACCGGGATGTATCTCCCTGGCTGCTATTGATGTCCGTCTGATCTGCGTTTTCTCTCCTCCGGTTCAGCCCGAGCCTGGCACGCACCCGACCGGAAATTTTTCGGCAAGCCGTGTCAGGGTATGTACTGCCAGCCTGGCTTTGCACTGAGCTTGTACAGAAAACCGTGGTGCAGGCCTTTCTTCAGCCACGCGCCGGCCAGCCCGATCTCAACGTTGCCCAAACCTAAGTCCCGCCCAGTGTCCGGAAACGCGGCCTTGTTTCGCACGATAGGATAGATGCCGATCGTCGCCGCCGAACCCCGCAGCCAGGAATTCTTGAGCGAGGCGATGCACATGCCAGGGGTCTCGGCGAGCGAGGCGGTATGGCAGGGTTCCCGCCCCTGGATCATCTCGGCGATGTTCAACGCGGCCGCCTTGCCGGTCAGTTCCGAGGTGTAGCCGGTGCGCGGTATCGCCGGCATCAGCTGAACACCATTGGGCGAGGTGTAGGGACGCGAGGTGCACCCCGGCGGCGCAAATGCGATCCCGCAACTGTAGACGTTCGGGTACTCGGGGCTCTGATAGGTTTTGGGCCAGTCGAAGCAGACAAGATCCTCGTAGCGTTTCCCGTAAAAGGCATCGACCTTGACGAAGCCGGCCGGATTGCACATCCGGTCCTTGATGTCGTTGCCCTCCTTGTCCCGGTATTCGAGCGGCTGGCCCCGAAACGGGGGAATCAACATGGCAAAATCGTATTCGATGTCCTTGAATTCACCACTGGCGTTTTCGGTATGAATCGCCTTGTCATCGATCTGGTGCACATGACTGTGCAATTCCATGCGGATGTCGTACTGCTGAAACAGTGCAGTGGCCATGTCTTCCGAGCAAAAGATGACAGGGCCGCGTTTCATCTCGAAACCGTCGATTCCGAAGTCTCCCGCCCGCGGCTCGTTGGAGAGCCACGTCATCTCGACCCGGTCCCGCAGACCGCGGTCCTTCAGGTCGTTGTGCAGCAGCGAGATGAACTCGAACCCCGCCCCCTGGCAGGTACAGCTTCCGTGCCCGGTCCCCACGACGACCTTGGCCTTTTCACCCTTTTTGAGTCGTTCCAGCAAGAGCCGGTAGGTCGCGGCGGTTTGTTCGGCGTGTGGCGGAGTACAGATTGACTGCGTGAAACCGTCTTCCGGCCCCAGCCCCGGCGTGGCAGCATAGTTGAGATAAGGACCGGTCGCGATGAGCAGGTAATCGTACGACACCTGTTGCGAGACGCCGTCGTCCGTCTCAACGACGATGTATTCGTCGTCCGGATGAATCGCCTTGGCTCGCCCCTGAATGAACTCGATCCCTAACTTGTCGTAGACGGGCTGCAGCTCGAACTGAGCCTTCGCGGGTTTGATCTGGCCGATACCCACCCAGATCAGCGAGGGGATGTACGTGAACCTGGGATGGAGATTGACCACGACGATCTCATGATCACCATCCACGTCCTTCAATGCTTTCTGCAGGATCAACGCCGCGTACTGTCCGGAGAACCCGGCGCCGATAATAACGGTCTTAGCCATGGAGGCCCCCCCATGTCGTCGCTTGGTGATGACACGGGGTGCCTTGCGCGATACCCGGTTTTCCCCGGGAAACACCCCGTCTAGTCCTTCATTCTAATCCGCAACCCCGAATTTCCCTATGCGGGCAAGGTAAGCGGATCGCAAATGACCTTGTACTTCGAACCGATGATACGCCTACTTAACCATGTCTGCCACTCGATATTTTGGATCAATGGGGTCAGACTCGATTGGTCAGAACCTCTCGCCCGCCGACCCGCCCTGGATCGGTTCATCGCTCAACCGTTGTCGCTCGGCACGCTCGTGGCCGACGCCAAAACCGATCTCCGGATCCGCTTGGGTTGGGCGAAGCTCGCCCGGGTGATCCAACGCTCAAGCCCTGCGCTCTTTTGCCCGGGGCGCAGCCGGGTATCGAGCCCGACAACGATCCGACGAACTACAACAGAAAGGTCGTCAGAATGACGAAAAACAGGTCTTGCAGCCCATAGACCGAGGCGATCTCTGTCAAATGACAGACCAGCCTGCTTGTCATTTCGGTCGGCTTCTGCGTTGTGCCCGCCGTTACATAACCTGCTATGCGCCGGCCGGCACGCCTTGAATACGAACGAGAATCCGGCGCATTTGGTATATTGTTTTCCGGCAGTCGCCTGAAGCCAACAGGGCGCCCCGGACGAGCACGCTTACCCAGGGGGACGGCACCAAGCCTCTCCCCGGGCTTTGCAGCGCCGTCAGGAATCCTTTTGCGAGTGTCTGCTCTTGAGAAACAGCCAGGCGGCAACAAGCGAAGTCGGAACGATGATCATCCAGAGCGTGTATTGTTCGACGACGGCACCGACGACCGCCATGATCGCCAAAATGATTCCGATCAGGACAAACATACGTTCGAAGTGAAGCCCGGCCAGGTAACTGGACAGGGCCAGAATGACCATTGAGACATTGGACGCGGCGTCCCGGGAAAGGATGTCGTGGCGCTCGAGCCCGAAGATGATGTACAGCGCCACCAAGGCGCCCAGCCAGTGAAACAGATGCAGATGGATTTCGGACCAGATCGAGCCATGGCGTTTTCTGGCCTGCAACCAGGCTCGCACCAGGCTGAGCACCACGTAGACCCAGAGTACAACCAACCAATATAGCGCTCCGCCCCCTTCGGTGGCTTGCGTCAAGCCCATCCCGACCAGGGCGAGCACGAGCAGGACGCAAAACAACCAGAACTGGACACCTCGACCGGACCATAAGTGTAGCTTGCTTGAGTCCGGTGCCGTGCCCGCCTTCGGCTCTGCATCGCCGTTGTCAAGCTTCTGCGTGTCTTGATCGGGCATCGAGGATTACCTCTTTCGAGTAAAGAAAGCGCATCTTAAGCCACGATAGTCGCTGACTGTCCGCTCAGCTCCGGGGACAGTTGCTGCACATTGTGTATATCATCATCGTGTATATCATTATCGTCAACTTGCCGAATTCGGATTAGGCGATAGCCGGAAAATGGCATACCAGATTGCGCCGGATTTTCGTTCGTCATC containing:
- a CDS encoding NAD(P)H-dependent oxidoreductase → MEMNILRIDASARTEGSVTRRLADDLIQRLRERHPGARVVRRELAETLPLLDEDWLNANFTDPAERTAEHRAILALSDLLIREITDADAIVMAVPIYNFGVPASVKAWVDLVCRARETFRYTENGPVGLLGDRPVYLATASGGTPIGSKVDFATGYLRHIFGFIGITDVRLIAAGEVQVAADLAMATARKHIASALAPTTSSQSVRPRERKPLIV
- a CDS encoding PepSY domain-containing protein, giving the protein MAYLPRAPRQLPLSRLVRKLELAGFDPILEIEREDYDWEVEAEYRGQPVKLRLDPWTGELLEYSMEDDAAENTGE
- a CDS encoding FAD-dependent oxidoreductase, encoding MAKTVIIGAGFSGQYAALILQKALKDVDGDHEIVVVNLHPRFTYIPSLIWVGIGQIKPAKAQFELQPVYDKLGIEFIQGRAKAIHPDDEYIVVETDDGVSQQVSYDYLLIATGPYLNYAATPGLGPEDGFTQSICTPPHAEQTAATYRLLLERLKKGEKAKVVVGTGHGSCTCQGAGFEFISLLHNDLKDRGLRDRVEMTWLSNEPRAGDFGIDGFEMKRGPVIFCSEDMATALFQQYDIRMELHSHVHQIDDKAIHTENASGEFKDIEYDFAMLIPPFRGQPLEYRDKEGNDIKDRMCNPAGFVKVDAFYGKRYEDLVCFDWPKTYQSPEYPNVYSCGIAFAPPGCTSRPYTSPNGVQLMPAIPRTGYTSELTGKAAALNIAEMIQGREPCHTASLAETPGMCIASLKNSWLRGSAATIGIYPIVRNKAAFPDTGRDLGLGNVEIGLAGAWLKKGLHHGFLYKLSAKPGWQYIP